From bacterium, one genomic window encodes:
- a CDS encoding SgcJ/EcaC family oxidoreductase, whose translation MKKWFALAVLFAVSPLFAADDAAPAAAAPVAQKVMKKSSAGSEEAGIKATFEKFSKAWADGDAKARAACFTTDATLINPFGVAANGRGEIEKLFEAENKTIANGTTHVFDNFKFVRIMGNMYLVDCDGTVSGLKDPAGNPAPDVKLHVFGVVVNRTGVWQMRAARPAIYAPMPGAPAAAAAPMGEAPAAPPATDITAPPAEDAPALDKEKK comes from the coding sequence ATGAAGAAATGGTTCGCTTTGGCCGTCCTGTTCGCCGTTTCGCCTTTGTTCGCCGCCGATGACGCCGCCCCTGCCGCTGCCGCTCCCGTGGCCCAGAAGGTCATGAAGAAGTCGAGCGCCGGCAGCGAAGAGGCCGGTATCAAGGCCACCTTCGAGAAATTCTCCAAGGCCTGGGCCGACGGAGATGCCAAGGCCCGCGCCGCCTGTTTCACCACCGATGCGACCTTGATCAATCCCTTTGGTGTGGCCGCCAACGGCCGCGGGGAGATCGAGAAGCTCTTCGAGGCAGAGAATAAGACCATCGCCAACGGCACGACCCACGTCTTCGATAATTTCAAGTTCGTCCGCATCATGGGCAATATGTACCTGGTCGATTGCGATGGGACCGTCTCGGGCTTGAAGGACCCCGCGGGCAATCCGGCTCCCGACGTGAAGCTTCACGTTTTTGGCGTGGTCGTGAACCGCACGGGCGTTTGGCAAATGAGGGCCGCCCGTCCGGCGATCTACGCCCCCATGCCGGGCGCTCCCGCCGCGGCCGCCGCTCCCATGGGCGAGGCTCCCGCCGCTCCTCCGGCCACCGACATCACCGCTCCGCCCGCCGAGGACGCCCCGGCGCTGGACAAGGAAAAAAAGTAA
- the thiO gene encoding glycine oxidase ThiO → MSKQRIVIVGGGVIGLSIADHCRLKGHSVVLLDRGPFAREASWAGAGFLDLRSAARVGGEFFSLCRSSYDLFPEWTARLKKESGTDPELIHSGSLDVAFNDAEEAALQKMENNLRAFHLQGERWSPAEVRKREPALSAEARSILFFAKTSQVRPPRLTRALVQSLQKGGAILREVEPVERFLTQGRKVTGVKTSQGILEGDSIVLAAGAWSGGLLREAGKDLVQKPFRGQVVMYRAQPGTLKHILFTGVEKGFTYMVPRADGHIYVGSTLEDAGFEKTTTPEGLTKLKTGAHKLVPGLSQQWIEDTWAGLRPGSLDGWPYLGRVPGFDNLWAATGHFTHGLLFSAVTGRLMAQALSGERTDLDLSPYALDREPHPVAGL, encoded by the coding sequence TTGTCCAAGCAACGCATCGTCATCGTGGGCGGCGGGGTCATCGGTCTTTCCATCGCCGACCATTGCCGTCTCAAGGGACATTCGGTGGTCCTCCTGGACCGGGGTCCCTTCGCCCGGGAAGCCTCCTGGGCCGGCGCCGGGTTCCTCGACCTGCGCAGCGCCGCGCGGGTGGGCGGCGAATTCTTCTCGCTTTGCCGCTCGTCCTACGATCTTTTCCCCGAATGGACGGCCCGGCTCAAGAAGGAGAGCGGCACCGATCCCGAATTGATCCACTCCGGGAGCCTGGACGTGGCCTTCAACGACGCCGAGGAGGCCGCCCTCCAAAAAATGGAGAACAACCTCCGCGCTTTCCACCTGCAGGGGGAACGATGGTCCCCGGCTGAGGTCCGCAAGCGTGAACCCGCCCTTTCCGCGGAAGCCCGGTCCATTCTTTTTTTCGCGAAGACCAGCCAGGTCCGGCCGCCCCGCCTCACCCGGGCCCTCGTCCAAAGCCTGCAAAAAGGGGGCGCCATCCTGCGGGAAGTGGAACCCGTGGAGCGGTTCCTGACCCAAGGCCGGAAAGTGACGGGGGTCAAAACGTCCCAAGGGATCCTGGAAGGGGACAGCATCGTCTTGGCGGCGGGCGCCTGGTCGGGGGGCTTGCTCCGGGAGGCCGGGAAGGACCTGGTCCAAAAACCTTTTCGGGGACAGGTGGTCATGTACCGGGCCCAGCCGGGCACCCTGAAGCACATCCTCTTCACGGGGGTGGAGAAGGGATTCACTTATATGGTGCCCCGGGCCGACGGCCATATCTATGTGGGAAGCACGCTGGAGGACGCCGGCTTCGAAAAGACCACCACGCCGGAGGGCCTCACCAAGCTCAAGACCGGGGCCCACAAGCTGGTGCCGGGCCTCTCCCAACAATGGATCGAGGATACATGGGCGGGCCTGCGGCCCGGGTCCCTCGATGGCTGGCCCTACCTGGGACGGGTGCCGGGCTTCGATAATCTCTGGGCCGCCACGGGTCATTTCACCCATGGACTCCTTTTCTCGGCGGTGACCGGGCGCCTCATGGCCCAGGCCCTTTCGGGCGAAAGGACCGACCTGGACCTCAGCCCCTATGCCTTGGACCGGGAGCCCCATCCGGTCGCCGGCCTTTAA
- the rfaD gene encoding ADP-glyceromanno-heptose 6-epimerase — MSLIITGAYGFIGARVVRALLDKGQKDLILVDKADHRARSCAKGLENLPFLDREKFLAELPHLKGVTAILHLGACTDTGNHDQAYMWRMNTDYTKAVWEWCAKNGVPLVYASSGATYGKGDEGYSDAHPDIPRYQPLNVYGKSKHEFDLWALEQKAAPPRWYGLKFFNVYGMDENHKGRMASPIFHGYHEIRKTGKQTLFRSHKEGIRDGEQKRDFIFVDDIVKLCLFCLEKAPASGIYNCGTGQARTFLDVSKALFQALGLEQRIEWVDTPEKFRAGYQYFTQADMSKMRTAGYQDPFLAVEEGVAKYVQWLKKDQN, encoded by the coding sequence ATGAGCCTCATCATTACCGGAGCCTACGGTTTCATCGGAGCCCGGGTCGTGCGGGCCCTCCTGGACAAGGGCCAGAAGGACCTGATCCTCGTCGATAAGGCCGACCACCGCGCCCGTTCCTGCGCGAAGGGCCTGGAAAACCTGCCCTTCCTGGATCGCGAGAAGTTCCTGGCCGAACTCCCCCATCTCAAAGGCGTGACCGCCATCCTGCACTTGGGCGCCTGCACCGACACCGGCAACCATGACCAGGCCTATATGTGGCGGATGAACACGGACTACACCAAGGCCGTCTGGGAATGGTGCGCGAAGAATGGGGTTCCGCTGGTCTATGCCTCCTCCGGCGCGACCTATGGCAAGGGCGACGAGGGTTACTCCGACGCCCACCCGGACATTCCCCGCTACCAACCCCTGAATGTTTATGGTAAGAGCAAGCATGAGTTCGACCTTTGGGCCTTGGAACAAAAGGCGGCTCCGCCCCGTTGGTACGGGCTCAAGTTCTTCAATGTCTATGGCATGGATGAGAACCATAAGGGCCGCATGGCCTCGCCCATCTTCCACGGCTACCACGAGATCCGGAAGACCGGGAAGCAGACCCTTTTCCGGTCCCACAAGGAAGGCATCCGCGACGGGGAGCAGAAGCGGGATTTCATCTTCGTCGACGACATCGTGAAGCTCTGTCTTTTCTGCCTGGAAAAGGCCCCGGCTTCGGGCATCTACAACTGCGGCACGGGCCAAGCCCGTACTTTCCTCGACGTCTCCAAGGCCCTGTTCCAGGCCCTGGGGTTGGAGCAAAGGATCGAATGGGTGGATACCCCCGAGAAGTTCCGGGCGGGTTACCAGTATTTTACGCAGGCGGATATGAGCAAGATGAGGACCGCCGGTTACCAGGACCCGTTCCTGGCGGTGGAAGAAGGGGTCGCGAAATACGTTCAATGGTTGAAGAAAGACCAGAACTGA
- a CDS encoding phosphoribosylaminoimidazolesuccinocarboxamide synthase has translation MASNVVLQTNIPGVLAPKRGKVRDIYDLGDKLLIVVTDRISAFDVILPNGIPDKGVVLNQISAYWFKKMEGVVPNHIISMDISTLPEAFQKAKDQLEGRSMIVKKAKPLPAECIVRGYLTGSGLKEYQKTGKVCGIELPKGLVESSRISEPIFTPSTKAEQGHDVNISFDEMRKILNDDGLAEKVKEVSLEIYRRGRDLADAKGILIADTKFEFGLLNGHLILIDEVMTPDSSRFWPKADYKEGVSQKSFDKQFVRDYLETLKDWNKTPPGPELPAEIVQKTREKYVEAFERVTGNKFGNFNF, from the coding sequence ATGGCTTCGAACGTCGTCCTTCAGACCAATATCCCGGGCGTGCTCGCTCCCAAACGGGGCAAGGTTCGGGACATCTACGACCTGGGCGATAAGCTGCTCATCGTGGTGACGGACCGCATCTCGGCCTTCGACGTCATCCTGCCGAACGGCATCCCCGACAAGGGCGTGGTCCTGAACCAGATCTCCGCCTATTGGTTCAAGAAAATGGAGGGGGTCGTTCCCAACCATATCATCTCCATGGACATCTCCACCCTGCCCGAGGCCTTCCAGAAGGCCAAGGACCAGTTGGAAGGCCGTTCCATGATCGTGAAGAAGGCCAAGCCCCTGCCGGCCGAGTGCATCGTGCGCGGCTACCTGACCGGGTCGGGCCTCAAGGAATACCAGAAGACCGGCAAGGTCTGCGGCATTGAGTTGCCCAAGGGCCTCGTCGAGTCCTCCCGGATCTCGGAGCCCATCTTCACCCCCTCCACCAAGGCCGAACAGGGCCACGACGTGAACATTTCCTTCGACGAGATGAGGAAGATCCTGAACGATGACGGGCTGGCCGAGAAGGTGAAGGAAGTGAGCCTGGAGATCTACCGCCGGGGCCGGGACCTGGCGGACGCCAAGGGGATCCTGATCGCCGATACCAAGTTCGAGTTCGGCCTCCTGAACGGCCACCTCATCCTCATCGACGAGGTCATGACCCCGGACTCCTCCCGCTTTTGGCCCAAGGCCGATTACAAGGAAGGGGTGTCCCAGAAGAGCTTCGACAAGCAGTTCGTGAGGGATTATTTGGAGACCTTGAAGGATTGGAACAAGACCCCGCCGGGACCCGAATTGCCCGCCGAGATCGTCCAAAAGACCCGGGAGAAATACGTCGAGGCCTTCGAGCGGGTGACCGGGAACAAGTTCGGGAACTTCAACTTTTAG
- a CDS encoding YeeE/YedE thiosulfate transporter family protein, producing MNPPGPPFNFHAFLTHLWALLVSEPWPWWAAGAGIGFAALGLAWFTGARLGVTGGYAAGLSKAGLDKPQSGDWKFWFILGIPLGAFLANIGHWGWTLTYGRLDAVTFGILPLKIVWLLVSGFLVGFGARWAGGCVSGHSLMGIPQGNKMSIVVTLGFLASGIVVTNLLFTYLRIL from the coding sequence TTGAACCCACCGGGCCCACCGTTCAATTTCCATGCGTTCCTGACCCATCTTTGGGCCCTTTTGGTCTCCGAACCTTGGCCTTGGTGGGCCGCCGGGGCGGGGATCGGTTTTGCGGCTTTGGGGTTGGCTTGGTTCACCGGCGCCCGGTTGGGCGTGACCGGCGGCTACGCGGCCGGACTTTCCAAGGCCGGCTTGGACAAGCCCCAGTCCGGCGACTGGAAGTTCTGGTTCATCCTGGGCATTCCCCTAGGGGCTTTCTTGGCCAATATCGGCCATTGGGGCTGGACCCTCACCTATGGCCGCCTGGACGCGGTCACCTTCGGCATCCTTCCCCTGAAGATCGTCTGGCTGCTGGTGAGCGGCTTCCTGGTGGGCTTCGGCGCCCGATGGGCCGGCGGCTGCGTGAGCGGCCATAGCCTCATGGGCATCCCCCAGGGCAACAAGATGTCCATCGTGGTCACCCTGGGCTTCCTGGCTTCCGGCATCGTGGTCACGAACCTCCTGTTCACCTACTTAAGGATCCTCTGA
- a CDS encoding DUF6691 family protein, with translation MALKKTTSKPKATKKAAGPDSRSKWVFLLFGGLFGYMLSKASATDYDTIIDMFRPTNLHVDRTPSGWYWHLEALRLYGVLGMAVAVIALGLFLLQRSKKPTWTGKPLDWESQTWNPDRILGSFVFGAGWALSGVCPGTALAQVGEGKVVAFFTVAGIVAGVWAYQKFKGPSSNKEQVC, from the coding sequence ATGGCCCTTAAAAAGACGACCTCCAAACCAAAGGCCACGAAGAAGGCCGCCGGTCCCGACAGCCGGTCCAAATGGGTCTTCCTCCTTTTCGGAGGCCTCTTTGGCTATATGCTCTCCAAGGCCAGCGCCACCGACTACGACACCATCATCGATATGTTCCGTCCCACCAATCTCCATGTGGACCGCACGCCCTCGGGCTGGTATTGGCACCTGGAGGCCCTCCGGCTCTACGGCGTCCTGGGGATGGCGGTGGCCGTGATCGCCTTGGGGCTCTTCCTGCTCCAGCGCTCGAAAAAACCCACCTGGACCGGGAAACCCCTGGACTGGGAATCGCAGACCTGGAACCCGGACCGCATCCTGGGCTCCTTCGTTTTCGGCGCCGGTTGGGCCCTGTCCGGGGTCTGCCCGGGCACCGCCCTGGCGCAGGTCGGCGAGGGCAAGGTCGTGGCCTTCTTCACCGTGGCCGGTATCGTGGCGGGGGTCTGGGCCTACCAGAAATTCAAGGGTCCGTCCTCGAACAAAGAACAGGTTTGCTGA
- a CDS encoding phosphatase PAP2 family protein — MLKIRLPYFLLAAFFLLFPLALGAEPFRSPDPDTSLAHFPAKCLDDLPNLLAPENIPVLGVGAVLTAGDWVFFDPQNAIAQDLRDWDTPGLFDFGNFYGEGWVEGGTAVGGWGLGALTDDPRLQEFGRDAGESLLMATVVVTVLKYPVGRERPDGSNAFSFPSGHSITAFCFAPVVAQYGGWELGVPAYALATVTALARVEGYHHYLSDVIGGATLGILIGQAVVHRPKDLQLGLAPGAFQVTWRFD; from the coding sequence TTGCTGAAGATCCGCCTCCCTTATTTCCTGCTGGCCGCTTTTTTCCTTCTATTTCCCCTGGCGCTCGGCGCGGAGCCTTTCCGTTCCCCCGATCCGGACACCAGCCTGGCCCATTTCCCGGCCAAGTGTCTCGACGACCTTCCCAACCTCCTGGCGCCGGAGAACATCCCGGTCCTGGGCGTGGGAGCTGTCCTGACCGCCGGCGACTGGGTCTTCTTCGACCCACAGAACGCCATTGCCCAAGATCTGAGGGACTGGGACACGCCGGGCCTTTTCGACTTCGGGAATTTTTATGGGGAAGGCTGGGTGGAGGGTGGGACGGCGGTCGGGGGATGGGGCCTGGGAGCCTTGACGGACGATCCCCGGCTCCAGGAGTTCGGGCGGGACGCCGGCGAATCCCTCTTGATGGCGACCGTGGTGGTGACCGTCCTGAAATATCCCGTGGGCCGGGAAAGGCCGGACGGTTCGAACGCCTTTTCCTTTCCCTCGGGGCATTCCATCACGGCCTTCTGCTTCGCGCCCGTCGTGGCGCAATATGGGGGATGGGAACTGGGAGTGCCCGCCTACGCCTTGGCGACGGTCACGGCCCTCGCCCGGGTGGAGGGATACCACCACTACCTATCGGATGTGATCGGCGGGGCGACGCTGGGCATCCTCATCGGCCAAGCGGTGGTCCATCGGCCGAAGGACCTCCAACTGGGCCTGGCCCCCGGTGCCTTCCAGGTCACCTGGAGATTCGATTGA
- a CDS encoding M3 family oligoendopeptidase, with product MTLLDPKTLPHEFPRAYVPSGADLGDWKQVEPLFDELRDRSLGSVEDLKRWLKDWGEFQDCLGEAGSIRYVRMTCATDDPACEKAYLEFLERVEEPAKPRGFELLRKYKECPYRAELPRDDFFLFDRSVENEFQLYREENIPLETELGKLSQQYQKLTGSLMVHYDGREQTLQQMGRYLESTDRKVREEAWSLTAERRLQEKDAFEDLFDAMLKLRVQVGKNAGFENYRDYVFRRKERFDYSPKDCQAFHESAEKAIRPLVLKIQEKRAKKLGLSVLKPWDLSVDPNGKNPLKPFEGTDRLVEGCGRILEKVDPEFGRNFRQMRDLGLLDLDSRKGKAPGGYNTTLEETRLPFIFMNAVGLDHDVRTLLHESGHAMHGVASRGLPFSFYRHAPMEFCEVASMSMELMGNPYLSEFYPDAREAARSCITHLENVIGLLPWIATVDAFQHWIYANPGHGRQERTDAWVSLRKRLGGAEDWTGLEEVRASLWHRQLHIFELPFYYIEYGIAQLGALQVWKNYRKDPKEGVRLYKQGLSVGGSRTLPEIFKTAGIRFDFSLAIIEPLMEEVGKELDRLEKLA from the coding sequence ATGACCCTTCTCGATCCCAAGACCCTGCCGCACGAATTCCCGCGCGCCTATGTCCCTTCGGGCGCGGACCTGGGCGACTGGAAGCAGGTGGAGCCCCTCTTCGATGAACTGCGGGACCGGTCCCTGGGCTCGGTGGAGGATCTGAAGCGCTGGCTCAAGGACTGGGGCGAGTTCCAGGACTGCCTGGGCGAGGCCGGATCCATCCGTTACGTGCGCATGACCTGCGCCACCGACGACCCGGCTTGCGAGAAGGCCTACCTGGAATTCCTGGAGAGGGTGGAGGAGCCCGCCAAACCCCGGGGTTTCGAGCTCCTGCGCAAGTACAAGGAATGCCCTTACCGCGCCGAGCTTCCCCGCGACGATTTCTTCCTTTTCGACCGTTCGGTGGAGAACGAGTTCCAGCTTTACCGGGAAGAGAACATCCCCTTGGAGACCGAACTGGGAAAACTTTCCCAGCAATACCAAAAACTGACCGGTTCGCTGATGGTGCATTACGACGGCCGTGAACAGACCCTCCAACAAATGGGCCGCTACCTGGAATCCACCGACCGAAAGGTCCGGGAGGAGGCCTGGAGCCTGACGGCCGAGCGCCGGCTGCAGGAAAAGGACGCTTTTGAGGACCTTTTCGACGCCATGCTCAAGCTCCGGGTCCAAGTGGGCAAGAACGCCGGGTTCGAGAATTACCGGGATTACGTCTTCCGCCGGAAGGAACGCTTCGACTATTCCCCCAAGGATTGCCAGGCCTTCCATGAAAGCGCCGAAAAGGCCATCCGGCCCCTGGTCCTCAAGATCCAGGAGAAGCGCGCGAAAAAACTGGGGCTCTCCGTCCTGAAACCCTGGGACCTGTCGGTGGACCCCAACGGGAAGAACCCCCTCAAGCCTTTCGAGGGAACGGACCGCCTGGTGGAGGGTTGCGGAAGGATCTTGGAGAAGGTGGACCCCGAATTCGGCAGGAATTTCCGGCAAATGCGGGACCTGGGGTTGCTCGACCTGGACTCCCGCAAGGGCAAGGCCCCCGGCGGCTATAACACCACGCTGGAAGAGACGCGCCTCCCCTTCATCTTCATGAACGCGGTGGGGTTGGACCACGATGTGCGGACCTTGCTTCACGAGAGCGGCCACGCCATGCATGGGGTCGCTTCCCGGGGCCTTCCCTTTTCCTTTTACCGGCACGCCCCCATGGAATTCTGCGAGGTGGCGTCCATGAGCATGGAGCTGATGGGCAATCCTTATTTGAGCGAGTTCTATCCCGATGCCAGGGAAGCGGCCCGTTCCTGCATCACCCACCTGGAGAACGTCATCGGCCTGCTACCCTGGATCGCCACGGTGGACGCCTTCCAACACTGGATCTATGCGAACCCCGGCCATGGCCGCCAAGAGAGGACCGACGCCTGGGTATCGTTGCGCAAGCGCTTGGGCGGGGCCGAGGATTGGACCGGATTGGAGGAAGTGCGGGCCTCCCTCTGGCACCGCCAGCTCCATATCTTCGAGCTTCCCTTCTATTACATCGAATACGGCATCGCCCAATTGGGGGCGCTCCAGGTCTGGAAGAACTATCGGAAGGATCCCAAGGAAGGCGTCCGGCTCTATAAACAGGGTCTTTCGGTGGGAGGCAGCCGGACCCTGCCGGAGATCTTCAAAACCGCCGGTATCCGCTTCGACTTCAGCCTGGCGATCATCGAACCGCTGATGGAAGAGGTCGGGAAGGAACTGGACCGTCTGGAGAAGCTGGCCTAG
- a CDS encoding PD-(D/E)XK nuclease family protein, with protein MTLYSYSRINTFFTCPSQFEHRYIKRTPSPVPEGIELFLGSRFHETMEHLYGLIPERVPTVNELLNFFQKHWQNHLVEAQDTQKRKGFDAPLRIVNEGQSIEDYFQKGQLFVENYYHNYQPFDQDVTEGIEMKVIFNLDPKGQYKMQGYIDRVAREPDGTYVIHDYKTSSRKMSAEDVKFEDQLALYQAGLLQNPKFGPKAKFRQVWHFVAFEKDQVVDERGPEAIAKLQERYIGKIKTIESARSFPTKTSALCGWCEFLSLCPDGQQAVANRKKKKEEGAPGAPPEEQALPAAPVIPALPAETPVPALAAAPALLPKKKGKAVVSQDQLQLF; from the coding sequence GTGACCCTTTATTCTTATTCCCGCATCAACACCTTCTTCACCTGTCCCTCGCAATTCGAACACCGCTACATCAAACGGACCCCTTCCCCGGTCCCGGAGGGCATCGAGCTCTTCCTGGGCAGCCGTTTCCACGAGACCATGGAGCATCTCTATGGCCTCATCCCGGAACGGGTGCCGACGGTCAACGAACTGCTTAATTTCTTCCAGAAGCACTGGCAGAACCACTTGGTCGAGGCCCAGGACACCCAAAAACGGAAGGGTTTTGACGCTCCTTTGCGCATCGTGAACGAGGGCCAGTCGATCGAGGACTATTTCCAGAAGGGCCAGCTTTTCGTCGAGAACTACTACCATAACTACCAGCCCTTCGACCAGGACGTGACCGAGGGCATCGAAATGAAGGTCATCTTCAACCTGGACCCCAAGGGCCAGTACAAGATGCAGGGTTACATCGACCGCGTGGCCCGGGAACCGGATGGGACCTACGTCATCCACGACTACAAGACCAGTTCCCGCAAGATGTCGGCGGAGGACGTGAAGTTCGAGGACCAATTGGCCCTCTACCAGGCCGGACTCCTCCAGAATCCCAAGTTCGGGCCCAAGGCCAAGTTCCGCCAGGTCTGGCATTTCGTGGCCTTCGAGAAGGACCAGGTGGTGGACGAACGGGGCCCCGAAGCCATCGCCAAGCTCCAGGAACGCTATATCGGCAAGATCAAGACCATCGAAAGCGCCCGTAGTTTTCCGACCAAGACCAGCGCCCTCTGCGGTTGGTGCGAGTTCCTAAGCCTTTGCCCCGACGGCCAACAGGCCGTGGCCAACCGGAAGAAGAAAAAGGAAGAGGGAGCCCCGGGCGCCCCGCCCGAGGAGCAAGCCCTGCCGGCCGCGCCCGTCATTCCGGCCCTACCGGCCGAAACACCCGTGCCGGCCTTGGCCGCCGCCCCTGCCCTTCTTCCCAAGAAGAAGGGGAAGGCCGTGGTCTCCCAGGATCAGCTTCAGCTCTTCTAG
- a CDS encoding HEAT repeat domain-containing protein, with protein sequence MTESQEVPFPQEPADRTPEMLLSFLAEAWQFAQLQKKNLGEGSDPGFMMRSFDKLFDRLLDRVEKTSPELANIAQWFRTPEGQLLDTETIQAMFPLLEVAVRNHWTAVLYDPATEGLVNECLAYWDSKGRKDLVEGTVRCLAQGLQGSRLEKHLALTHLMDARPWFKNPDLSREVLGSLTRLLGEEKVPGHYQSALLLAWDLLEPALAASHDREVLALLTTLHFHAEEDIADFPERAGIARQWIYGRSTPDMVRRFARLAHEGGQLAILPQLAEMAAPLLMQDYFKNGGKDREVILSMLAEMKEATRSVLATWLADSQQEENLKALIPILKVSGWDAPLALQVAAWTAKAKRELKLNLLGVIEEMADPAGGPALRLAVLDDSEEIAARAADVMGRIGFSAGLPLLLKSAKIRESRGPGHEEFLMAVCRAAGELKGEGALEFLEEIARKKSLLRGKNYPLPMRLEAIKALAKLDRPEVWTFLESMMEEKNQPLQETLDGIIHERIQAM encoded by the coding sequence ATGACCGAATCCCAAGAAGTCCCTTTCCCGCAGGAACCCGCCGACCGCACCCCCGAGATGCTCCTGAGTTTCCTGGCCGAGGCCTGGCAATTCGCCCAACTCCAGAAAAAGAACCTGGGCGAGGGCTCGGATCCCGGCTTCATGATGCGGTCCTTCGACAAGCTTTTCGACCGCCTCTTGGACCGCGTCGAAAAAACCTCCCCCGAACTGGCCAATATCGCCCAATGGTTCCGCACCCCGGAGGGTCAATTGCTCGACACCGAGACCATCCAGGCCATGTTCCCCCTTCTGGAGGTGGCGGTGCGCAACCACTGGACCGCGGTGCTCTACGATCCTGCCACCGAGGGTTTGGTCAACGAGTGCCTGGCCTATTGGGACTCGAAGGGCCGCAAGGACCTGGTGGAAGGCACCGTGCGGTGCCTCGCCCAGGGCCTTCAGGGCAGCCGCCTGGAAAAGCACCTGGCCCTGACCCACCTGATGGATGCCCGTCCCTGGTTCAAGAACCCGGATCTTTCCCGGGAAGTGCTGGGATCCTTGACCCGTCTCCTGGGCGAGGAGAAGGTTCCCGGCCATTACCAATCGGCCCTTCTTTTGGCGTGGGACCTTTTGGAGCCCGCGCTCGCCGCCTCCCATGACCGGGAGGTCCTGGCGCTGCTGACCACCCTGCACTTCCACGCCGAAGAGGACATCGCCGATTTCCCTGAACGCGCCGGCATCGCCCGTCAATGGATCTATGGCCGCTCCACCCCCGACATGGTCCGCCGTTTCGCGCGCCTGGCCCATGAGGGCGGGCAATTGGCTATCCTTCCCCAATTGGCCGAGATGGCCGCCCCGCTCTTGATGCAGGATTATTTCAAGAACGGCGGGAAGGACCGCGAAGTGATCCTGTCCATGCTGGCCGAGATGAAGGAGGCCACCCGGTCGGTGCTGGCCACCTGGTTGGCCGATTCCCAGCAGGAGGAGAACCTGAAGGCCCTCATTCCCATCCTCAAGGTCAGCGGTTGGGACGCGCCGCTCGCCCTGCAGGTGGCCGCCTGGACCGCCAAGGCCAAGCGGGAACTGAAGCTGAACCTATTGGGCGTCATCGAGGAGATGGCGGACCCGGCGGGGGGACCGGCCCTGCGGTTGGCGGTGCTGGACGATTCGGAGGAGATCGCCGCGCGGGCGGCGGACGTGATGGGCCGCATCGGATTCTCGGCGGGGCTGCCCCTGCTCCTTAAGTCGGCCAAGATCCGGGAATCCCGGGGCCCGGGTCATGAGGAATTCCTCATGGCGGTCTGTCGGGCGGCGGGCGAACTGAAAGGCGAGGGCGCCTTGGAATTCCTCGAGGAGATCGCGCGCAAGAAATCGCTCCTGCGCGGCAAGAACTACCCCCTGCCCATGCGCCTGGAGGCCATCAAGGCCCTGGCCAAGCTGGACCGGCCCGAGGTTTGGACCTTCCTGGAATCCATGATGGAGGAGAAGAACCAACCCCTGCAGGAGACCTTGGACGGCATCATCCACGAAAGGATCCAGGCGATGTAA
- a CDS encoding NADPH:quinone reductase, whose translation MRAIQVREFGGPEVLKLEEVPDLKPGAGQVLVRLEAAGVNPVEAYIRTGTYAQKPVLPYTPGADGAGVVAALGQGVRGIKVNSRVYVEAALTGTYAQACLVQAHHVHPLPSFVTCAQGAAMGVPYGTAHRALFGKAKAKKGETLLVHGASGGVGTASVQLAVRAGLKVIGTAGSGEGLALVREQGAVLALDHKDPDYLKQLMAFTRGQGVDIVLEMAAHLNLGKDLTLLAKYGRVVVIGSRGPVEVNPRDSMGREASIHGMTLFNVTPEERVKIHKDLVQGLKTKKLRPVIGKELPLSAAAQAHELLMKPGAFGKTVLVP comes from the coding sequence ATGCGAGCCATCCAAGTCAGGGAATTCGGGGGCCCCGAGGTCCTGAAGCTCGAGGAAGTACCCGATCTCAAGCCGGGAGCGGGCCAGGTGCTGGTGCGCCTGGAGGCCGCGGGCGTGAACCCGGTGGAAGCTTATATCCGTACCGGGACCTACGCTCAAAAACCCGTTTTGCCTTATACGCCCGGCGCCGATGGCGCGGGGGTGGTGGCGGCCCTGGGCCAGGGGGTCCGGGGGATCAAGGTGAACTCCCGTGTCTATGTGGAGGCCGCCTTGACCGGTACCTACGCCCAGGCCTGCCTGGTCCAAGCCCATCATGTGCACCCGCTCCCCTCGTTCGTGACCTGTGCCCAGGGCGCCGCCATGGGTGTCCCCTATGGCACGGCCCACCGGGCCCTTTTCGGAAAAGCCAAAGCAAAAAAAGGGGAGACCCTCCTGGTCCATGGGGCCTCCGGCGGGGTGGGGACCGCTTCGGTCCAATTGGCCGTGCGGGCGGGTTTGAAGGTCATCGGCACCGCGGGTAGCGGCGAAGGCCTGGCCCTGGTGCGGGAACAAGGCGCGGTCCTGGCCCTGGACCACAAGGACCCGGACTACCTCAAACAGCTCATGGCCTTTACCCGGGGCCAGGGCGTGGATATCGTCCTGGAAATGGCGGCCCACCTGAACCTGGGGAAGGACCTGACCTTGCTCGCGAAATACGGCCGGGTGGTGGTGATCGGCTCCCGGGGCCCGGTGGAGGTGAACCCGCGCGATAGCATGGGCCGCGAAGCGTCCATCCACGGCATGACTCTCTTCAACGTGACCCCCGAAGAACGGGTCAAGATCCACAAGGACCTGGTGCAGGGTCTCAAGACCAAGAAATTACGCCCTGTCATCGGCAAGGAACTTCCCCTGAGCGCCGCCGCCCAGGCCCACGAACTTCTCATGAAACCCGGGGCCTTCGGCAAGACCGTGCTGGTGCCGTGA